From Desulfuromonas soudanensis, the proteins below share one genomic window:
- a CDS encoding helix-turn-helix domain-containing protein codes for MKIKKIVGKKLKSIRLKTDMTIQALAEKSHVSSNMISRIERGLTIPSVEILMKLAGVFGKSINYFIEEVSTTHEVVFSSPGHRDKTVYDDDRNMRTESFTSGLRDPQFTSFFCTVQKGGTSGEQNMYHPGDELIYVLEGQIRVEIAGEVHILNNGDSLSFKSHLPHRWDNTGDGNAKVIWTLSPFTII; via the coding sequence ATGAAGATAAAAAAGATCGTGGGGAAAAAGCTCAAAAGCATTCGCCTCAAGACGGACATGACCATTCAGGCGCTGGCCGAGAAATCCCATGTCTCATCCAATATGATCTCCCGCATCGAACGGGGACTGACCATACCGTCCGTGGAAATTCTCATGAAACTTGCCGGCGTTTTCGGCAAGAGCATCAATTATTTCATCGAGGAAGTCAGTACCACCCACGAAGTGGTCTTTTCCTCCCCTGGGCATCGCGACAAAACCGTATACGACGATGACCGCAACATGCGGACGGAGTCCTTCACTTCGGGATTGCGGGATCCTCAGTTCACCTCTTTTTTCTGCACTGTGCAAAAGGGGGGAACTAGCGGTGAACAAAACATGTATCATCCGGGGGACGAGTTGATCTACGTTCTGGAAGGTCAAATCCGGGTGGAAATTGCCGGCGAGGTTCACATCCTCAATAACGGCGACAGCCTTTCCTTCAAGTCGCATCTTCCCCATCGCTGGGACAACACGGGCGACGGGAATGCCAAGGTCATCTGGACCCTCTCTCCCTTCACGATAATTTGA
- a CDS encoding Na/Pi cotransporter family protein: MLTILLNQKLIFGLMGGLGLFLFGMKIMSEGLQKVAGDRMRKILAALTNNRIIGTLVGLAVTAIIQSSSATTVMVVGFVNAGLMSLVQSIGVVLGANIGTTVTAQLIAFKITKYALPAIGIGAAFKLFARNRNWVYLGEILLGFGILFFGLSTMKEAFDPVKGSEEFRQFFTLVGDNHLLGVLIGAVMTVIVQSSSATIGITLALASSGLVSFEASVALILGENIGTTITANLAAIGTNVAARRTALAHFLFNFIGVAYMLILLPYFLKVVTSITPGNPDFVIQTQQQMATYGAALGDKPFIARHIANTHSLFNIINTLVFLPFVGILAKLATMLIPGRETEMEFHLKFIDNRVLNTPPIALGQARAETKRMAQISLEMLEETSLFLRDLDDKRISLLEKKEEMVDMLQKEITDFLVALSQKSITQETSRDIASMMHMVNDLERVGDHCENLWRLGLRRKNQKVIFSEIANVEIEELSAKTREFLSFILSAMDRRDTSVGPKAEVLEEAIDQLEGALKDNHISRLNTGECAVLPGLIYIDMLHNFEKIGDHTYNVSKALVGLK, encoded by the coding sequence ATGCTGACAATTCTGTTGAATCAGAAGCTCATCTTCGGGCTGATGGGCGGTCTGGGACTTTTTCTCTTCGGCATGAAGATCATGTCCGAGGGGTTGCAGAAGGTCGCCGGCGACCGGATGCGCAAGATTCTTGCGGCTCTGACCAACAACCGCATTATCGGCACCCTGGTCGGCCTGGCGGTCACGGCGATCATCCAGTCGTCCAGCGCAACGACAGTCATGGTGGTCGGCTTTGTCAATGCCGGCCTGATGTCCCTGGTGCAGTCGATCGGTGTCGTTCTCGGGGCCAACATCGGAACGACCGTCACGGCGCAACTGATCGCTTTCAAAATCACCAAATACGCCTTGCCGGCCATCGGTATCGGCGCTGCGTTCAAGCTTTTTGCCCGCAATCGCAACTGGGTGTATCTCGGGGAAATTCTTCTCGGTTTCGGCATCCTTTTTTTCGGCCTCTCGACCATGAAAGAGGCCTTCGATCCGGTGAAGGGGAGTGAGGAATTTCGTCAGTTCTTCACCCTGGTCGGCGACAACCACCTTCTCGGCGTCCTTATCGGGGCCGTCATGACGGTGATTGTTCAAAGCAGCAGCGCCACCATCGGAATTACCCTGGCGCTGGCCAGTTCCGGCCTGGTGAGTTTCGAGGCCAGTGTGGCCCTGATTCTCGGGGAAAACATCGGCACCACGATCACGGCCAATCTTGCCGCCATCGGGACCAACGTCGCCGCGCGGCGGACGGCCCTGGCCCACTTCCTCTTCAATTTTATCGGCGTCGCCTACATGCTGATACTGTTGCCTTACTTTCTCAAGGTGGTGACGTCCATCACCCCGGGAAATCCCGACTTCGTGATTCAAACCCAGCAGCAGATGGCGACCTATGGCGCCGCGCTGGGAGACAAACCGTTCATTGCCCGGCATATCGCCAATACCCACTCGCTGTTCAACATCATCAACACCCTCGTCTTTCTCCCCTTTGTCGGAATTTTGGCCAAGTTGGCCACGATGCTGATCCCCGGTCGTGAAACGGAAATGGAATTTCACCTCAAGTTCATCGACAACCGGGTCCTCAACACTCCGCCTATTGCTTTGGGGCAGGCCCGTGCCGAAACCAAGCGCATGGCGCAGATCTCTCTGGAAATGCTTGAGGAGACCTCGCTTTTTCTGCGGGATCTGGATGACAAGAGGATATCTCTTCTGGAGAAGAAAGAGGAGATGGTCGACATGCTTCAGAAAGAGATCACCGACTTTCTGGTGGCCCTTTCGCAAAAATCGATCACCCAGGAAACCTCGCGGGACATCGCTTCGATGATGCATATGGTCAACGACCTCGAACGGGTCGGGGACCACTGTGAGAATCTTTGGCGACTCGGCCTGCGCCGGAAAAACCAGAAGGTGATCTTTTCCGAGATAGCCAACGTCGAAATAGAGGAATTGTCCGCAAAGACAAGGGAATTCCTCAGCTTCATTCTCAGCGCCATGGACCGCCGTGACACCTCCGTCGGCCCGAAAGCGGAGGTCCTGGAAGAGGCGATCGACCAGTTGGAGGGAGCCTTGAAGGACAATCATATCTCCCGCCTGAACACCGGAGAGTGTGCGGTTCTCCCCGGGCTCATCTATATCGACATGCTCCACAATTTCGAGAAGATCGGAGACCATACCTACAACGTCTCCAAGGCCCTCGTCGGGCTCAAGTAA
- a CDS encoding Crp/Fnr family transcriptional regulator, whose product MTNASKVNFESLTGSSLFRDMEPGEIAVLSAIFKERKMAEGTTVFLENMSGESLFLVKQGTVQISKMIAEGEEKTLVILGPEDVFGEMAVLDSAPRSATARVAEDAQLLGIKKADFDALCESHPKLALKLMRNIIRIFSQRIRENSDEYRKMILWASEKKT is encoded by the coding sequence ATGACCAACGCATCCAAGGTCAATTTCGAATCCTTGACCGGCTCTTCCTTGTTTCGGGATATGGAGCCAGGCGAAATTGCCGTATTGTCGGCCATCTTCAAGGAAAGAAAGATGGCCGAAGGAACAACGGTCTTTCTGGAGAACATGTCCGGGGAATCTCTTTTTCTCGTCAAGCAGGGGACGGTGCAGATCTCCAAAATGATTGCCGAAGGGGAGGAAAAAACCCTGGTGATCCTCGGACCGGAAGATGTCTTCGGCGAGATGGCTGTCCTCGATAGTGCTCCCCGCTCGGCGACGGCCCGAGTCGCCGAAGATGCCCAGTTGCTGGGGATCAAAAAGGCTGATTTCGATGCCCTTTGCGAAAGCCATCCGAAACTCGCTCTCAAGCTCATGCGTAACATCATCCGGATCTTCAGTCAGAGAATCCGGGAAAACAGCGACGAATACCGCAAGATGATTCTCTGGGCTTCCGAAAAGAAGACCTGA
- the iorA gene encoding indolepyruvate ferredoxin oxidoreductase subunit alpha, whose product MDKAILSGNEAIARGAFEAGVKVASAYPGTPSTEILENIVKYPVINASWAPNEKVALEVGIGACFGGARALVTMKHVGVNVAADPLFTLSYTGVRGGLVLVTADDPELHSSQNEQDNRNYAKFAKIPMFEPSDSQEALDFTRLAFEVSETFDTPVFLRTTTRISHSKSIVVLGSPVQSLPEPSLERNPPKFVMLPGNARLRHKVVEERLLLMEEWACDQGFNRIEEGTGDVGVITSGVSYQYAREILPDASILKLGMVYPLPKRLIREFAARFKTLYVIEELDPFIEEQVRAMGIAVKGKELFSICGELTPGRVKMGLSGEGISQSFTHQETLPNRPPNMCPGCPHRGVFLALNRLKAFVSGDIGCYTLGFMPPLSAMDTCVCMGASIGNATGISKVLSPEDQKKVVAVIGDSTFLHTGINGLIDMVYNKSTATVIILDNRITGMTGRQENPGSGFTLMGEEAYEIDLEKLVQATGVKHVQVIDPYELDKTRDTIREEMNRPEVSVIITRRPCMLIKRDVIERKSPLYVDADKCTACKACLKLGCPAIEWNPQAGPKGQAQVNRLLCVGCGVCEQVCKFGAFGVCHGE is encoded by the coding sequence ATGGACAAAGCCATCCTCTCCGGAAACGAGGCCATTGCCCGCGGGGCTTTCGAGGCGGGAGTCAAGGTCGCCTCGGCCTATCCCGGGACACCGAGCACCGAAATCCTTGAAAACATCGTAAAGTACCCTGTCATCAACGCCTCCTGGGCGCCCAACGAAAAGGTGGCGCTGGAGGTTGGTATCGGCGCCTGTTTCGGCGGGGCCCGGGCACTGGTGACCATGAAGCATGTGGGTGTCAACGTTGCTGCCGACCCCCTTTTTACCCTTTCTTACACCGGTGTTCGCGGCGGACTTGTGCTGGTAACCGCAGACGATCCGGAACTCCATTCCTCGCAGAACGAACAGGATAACCGCAACTACGCCAAATTCGCCAAAATTCCCATGTTCGAGCCGTCCGACAGCCAGGAAGCTCTCGACTTTACCCGCCTGGCATTCGAGGTCAGCGAAACCTTTGACACCCCCGTTTTCCTGCGGACGACGACGCGAATTTCCCACTCCAAGTCAATTGTCGTTCTGGGCTCCCCGGTCCAGAGCCTTCCCGAACCCTCCCTGGAGCGAAATCCTCCCAAGTTCGTCATGCTTCCGGGGAATGCCCGACTGCGGCACAAAGTGGTTGAGGAGCGGCTGCTCCTCATGGAGGAATGGGCCTGCGACCAGGGATTCAACCGCATCGAAGAGGGGACAGGAGACGTGGGGGTCATCACCTCCGGAGTGTCCTATCAATATGCCAGGGAAATTCTTCCGGACGCCAGCATACTCAAGCTCGGGATGGTTTATCCCCTCCCTAAGCGCCTGATCCGCGAGTTCGCAGCCCGCTTCAAGACGCTGTATGTGATCGAAGAACTCGATCCTTTTATTGAAGAGCAGGTCCGCGCCATGGGGATCGCCGTCAAGGGGAAAGAATTGTTCTCCATCTGTGGCGAACTGACTCCAGGCCGAGTGAAGATGGGGCTCTCGGGAGAGGGGATATCCCAGTCTTTCACCCATCAGGAGACTCTCCCCAATCGTCCCCCCAACATGTGTCCCGGTTGTCCGCACCGCGGTGTCTTTCTTGCTCTGAACCGCCTGAAGGCCTTTGTTTCCGGGGATATCGGCTGTTACACCCTCGGCTTCATGCCGCCGCTGTCGGCCATGGATACCTGCGTCTGCATGGGGGCCAGCATCGGGAACGCTACGGGGATCAGCAAGGTCCTCAGCCCCGAGGACCAGAAAAAAGTCGTTGCGGTCATCGGCGACTCCACCTTTTTGCATACGGGGATCAACGGTCTGATCGACATGGTTTACAACAAGTCGACGGCCACGGTCATCATCCTCGACAACCGCATCACCGGCATGACCGGACGTCAGGAAAACCCCGGTTCGGGTTTTACCCTAATGGGGGAAGAGGCCTACGAGATCGACCTGGAAAAACTCGTGCAGGCCACCGGTGTCAAACATGTCCAGGTTATCGACCCCTACGAGCTGGACAAGACCCGCGACACGATCCGCGAGGAGATGAACCGTCCCGAAGTTTCGGTCATCATTACCCGCCGCCCGTGCATGCTGATCAAACGCGATGTGATCGAGCGCAAGTCCCCCCTGTACGTCGATGCCGACAAATGCACCGCCTGTAAAGCCTGCCTCAAGCTCGGCTGTCCGGCCATCGAATGGAATCCCCAGGCCGGACCGAAGGGACAGGCCCAGGTCAATCGTCTCCTCTGCGTCGGCTGCGGGGTCTGTGAACAGGTATGCAAATTCGGAGCATTTGGAGTCTGTCATGGCGAATAA
- a CDS encoding tetratricopeptide repeat protein produces the protein MSFLSRIFGKTEPLSTLRRALDQRRLADALAIGHSLDRAGFGESELAELELLLTQAGDELAAVNLSEGEACLRAGDGERAAEHFALASSQARSADLVLRIRQAALQMDPTASDLPQAVPAHPCTSGCSSTDCAPTPSERAGLVSDASVRLDLVLCGYPPELAARYQRLSGSFLDAFLAAHEGEDDRALEFFELVPAGARDDLFYFERGSLLGRLGRGEEACEDLKRSIELNPELTLAREALVGVLLAGEQDLEAEKILAAMLEGGIAPGFSHGRMMIVCARRGDLEAALQHGLSSVNHGCEGDTILAVASLLEKKGRIAEVEALLETLPAGGCSGINVHLAEFSLRHGMNIDKALESFKGALRQEPGNPRWALRIAQAYLAKGWKKEGLSLLTKTLADPTLDAILKEEGSRLLDRHRIA, from the coding sequence ATGAGTTTTTTAAGTCGAATCTTCGGAAAAACCGAACCCCTGTCCACCCTTCGTCGAGCTCTGGATCAGCGGCGCCTGGCCGATGCCCTGGCTATCGGCCACTCCCTGGACCGTGCCGGTTTCGGCGAATCAGAACTTGCCGAACTCGAACTCCTGCTGACCCAGGCCGGTGACGAACTGGCAGCCGTCAATCTGTCGGAGGGAGAGGCCTGCCTGAGGGCTGGCGACGGCGAACGCGCCGCCGAGCATTTTGCCCTGGCGAGCAGTCAGGCCCGCAGCGCCGACCTCGTCTTGCGAATCCGCCAAGCGGCCCTGCAAATGGACCCAACGGCCTCCGACCTCCCCCAGGCTGTACCGGCGCATCCCTGCACCTCAGGATGTTCTTCGACGGACTGTGCACCTACTCCTTCGGAGAGGGCCGGTCTCGTCAGCGATGCCTCCGTCCGCCTTGATCTGGTTCTCTGCGGATACCCTCCGGAACTGGCGGCGCGATACCAAAGGCTCTCCGGGTCGTTTCTTGACGCCTTCCTGGCGGCCCATGAAGGGGAGGATGACAGGGCCCTGGAGTTTTTCGAACTCGTACCCGCAGGGGCCAGGGACGATCTCTTTTATTTTGAACGGGGTTCCCTTCTCGGCAGACTTGGCAGGGGCGAAGAGGCCTGTGAGGATCTGAAACGGAGTATCGAACTTAATCCCGAGTTGACCCTGGCCAGGGAGGCACTTGTCGGGGTTCTTCTGGCCGGAGAGCAGGATCTGGAGGCTGAGAAAATACTTGCCGCCATGCTCGAAGGGGGAATCGCACCGGGTTTTAGCCATGGTCGAATGATGATTGTCTGCGCCCGGCGCGGCGACCTTGAGGCGGCATTGCAGCACGGCTTGAGCAGTGTGAACCATGGCTGCGAAGGGGATACGATTCTCGCCGTTGCTTCTCTTCTGGAGAAGAAAGGGCGTATTGCCGAGGTCGAAGCGCTTCTGGAGACGCTCCCCGCCGGAGGGTGTTCGGGGATCAATGTCCACCTGGCGGAGTTCTCCCTGCGTCATGGGATGAACATCGACAAGGCCCTGGAGTCCTTCAAGGGGGCTCTTCGCCAGGAACCTGGAAACCCTCGGTGGGCGCTACGCATTGCCCAGGCTTATCTGGCCAAGGGTTGGAAGAAGGAAGGGCTTTCTCTGTTGACAAAAACCCTCGCCGACCCCACCCTCGATGCAATTCTCAAGGAGGAAGGGTCCCGACTCCTCGACCGCCACCGAATTGCCTAA
- a CDS encoding HU family DNA-binding protein, with protein MNKSELVEALANEKNLTFKKSEEIVNIIFDSLSSELIRGGRIEIRGFGSFVVKDYKAYMGRNPKTGEVIQVNPKKLPFFKVGKELRERVDAKN; from the coding sequence ATGAACAAATCGGAACTAGTAGAGGCCCTGGCCAACGAAAAGAACCTGACATTCAAAAAATCCGAGGAAATCGTCAATATTATCTTCGATTCCCTGAGCAGTGAACTGATCCGGGGCGGGCGCATCGAAATTCGTGGATTTGGCAGTTTTGTCGTCAAAGATTACAAGGCCTATATGGGCCGCAATCCGAAAACCGGGGAAGTCATTCAGGTCAATCCGAAAAAACTCCCCTTTTTCAAAGTCGGCAAGGAGTTGCGCGAGCGGGTCGACGCGAAAAATTAA
- a CDS encoding OmpA family protein: MKLVAIFFVVFSLTTASGLQAESVSGQAENFLASRDVVGVVYFDIGSAALKESARSAIDKLVPQLRQVDLYKFLVRLEGFASPDGEMETNVEISMMRAKAVADYLQERYQMGLDYYLIGFGAGDVPGGNQPVEKLRRVELALYENPWETETLPLKMDQDYR, translated from the coding sequence GTGAAGCTTGTCGCTATCTTTTTTGTGGTATTCTCTCTGACAACCGCCTCAGGACTCCAGGCGGAGTCCGTTTCGGGCCAGGCAGAGAATTTTCTTGCCAGCCGCGATGTTGTCGGGGTGGTTTATTTTGATATCGGCTCCGCAGCCTTGAAAGAATCCGCCAGGAGTGCCATCGACAAGCTGGTTCCGCAATTGCGCCAGGTCGATCTTTACAAATTCCTGGTGCGCCTGGAGGGTTTTGCCAGTCCGGACGGGGAGATGGAAACCAATGTTGAAATTTCCATGATGCGGGCCAAGGCTGTAGCCGATTACCTGCAGGAGCGCTATCAAATGGGATTGGACTACTACCTCATCGGGTTCGGGGCCGGGGACGTTCCCGGGGGAAATCAGCCCGTTGAGAAGCTCCGGAGAGTTGAGCTCGCTCTCTACGAAAACCCCTGGGAAACAGAGACACTCCCCCTTAAAATGGACCAGGACTACCGATGA
- a CDS encoding OmpA family protein encodes MKQSLSFILAWGLVLTCAGGVSAVPTPYGDTGLFTQPTAETLNAGNICLGIWTDHAAVDSGDSTTLPVSLTLGLGSFLEAYGSYPNLLFNGDEDQGNRGFANIGMKLRLIGRRSAPFKLAIDGQARKIVSDDPSADGLNSLSTRLIASLKPGRFGIHLNGGAVFNEQPSASLTQFEDQYVFGGGIEFSPTARLRLVIEGEALTEKVKGAPDAREALAGLQYFISPHLTLNVGGGMGFSDGSPDWRVLVGFSTCQGIGTYQKPIPKIVEAVDLAAEDEAKEPVRVVKVKTLTPLIAKQSPLIPVSMSKLEVPVDLPVAEVILTPEERLVIPDNDLHQPAAIAGPGPGTAEEPIRTVVYRKFRLSELTYGYDQWSLSEEGKRAISEVAEQLRNENKWFVIRIDGHTDSIASESYNEKLSLKRAISLGTYLVVHNGFDPSRVFVKGFGEREPMSSNATPEGRIANRRVEVLILLPKEEP; translated from the coding sequence ATGAAACAGAGTCTGTCATTCATTTTGGCCTGGGGGCTTGTCCTGACCTGCGCCGGTGGTGTTTCCGCCGTTCCCACTCCCTATGGCGACACCGGCCTCTTCACCCAGCCAACAGCCGAAACGCTCAATGCCGGAAATATTTGTCTTGGAATATGGACGGATCATGCCGCAGTCGATTCGGGCGACAGTACGACCCTCCCTGTATCATTGACCCTTGGCCTCGGCAGTTTTCTTGAGGCTTACGGTTCCTATCCAAACCTTCTTTTTAACGGCGATGAGGATCAGGGCAACCGCGGTTTTGCCAATATCGGCATGAAATTGCGCCTTATTGGCAGACGTTCTGCCCCCTTCAAGCTCGCCATTGACGGGCAGGCCCGCAAAATCGTATCCGACGATCCTTCCGCCGACGGGCTCAACAGCCTTTCGACCCGACTGATCGCCAGCCTCAAGCCAGGGCGATTCGGCATTCACCTGAACGGCGGTGCTGTGTTCAATGAGCAGCCTTCCGCGAGTCTGACCCAGTTTGAAGACCAGTATGTTTTCGGAGGGGGGATAGAGTTTTCACCCACAGCGCGCCTCAGATTGGTCATTGAAGGGGAAGCGCTGACAGAAAAAGTCAAGGGCGCCCCTGACGCCCGGGAGGCTCTCGCCGGATTGCAGTATTTTATTTCCCCCCACCTGACCCTCAATGTCGGTGGTGGGATGGGGTTCAGCGACGGCAGTCCCGACTGGCGTGTCCTGGTCGGTTTTTCGACCTGTCAGGGAATCGGTACCTATCAGAAACCGATTCCGAAAATTGTCGAGGCCGTCGACTTGGCTGCCGAAGATGAAGCCAAGGAACCGGTCAGGGTGGTCAAGGTGAAAACCCTGACACCCCTCATCGCCAAGCAATCGCCCTTGATCCCGGTATCCATGAGCAAACTTGAGGTTCCCGTCGATCTCCCGGTTGCCGAGGTGATCCTCACACCGGAGGAAAGACTCGTCATTCCTGACAACGATTTGCATCAACCTGCCGCGATCGCCGGCCCCGGGCCGGGAACCGCAGAGGAACCGATCCGTACCGTTGTTTACCGCAAATTCCGTCTTTCCGAGCTGACCTACGGCTACGATCAGTGGAGTCTTTCCGAAGAGGGGAAACGGGCCATCTCCGAAGTGGCCGAACAGTTGCGCAACGAAAACAAGTGGTTTGTCATCAGGATCGATGGACACACCGACAGCATCGCCTCCGAATCCTACAACGAGAAACTCTCCCTGAAACGGGCCATTTCCCTCGGAACCTACCTGGTGGTTCACAACGGATTCGATCCCTCAAGGGTTTTTGTCAAGGGGTTTGGAGAACGCGAACCCATGTCCAGCAATGCCACCCCGGAGGGGCGCATTGCCAATCGCCGGGTAGAAGTTCTCATCCTCCTGCCCAAAGAGGAGCCTTAA
- a CDS encoding helix-turn-helix domain-containing protein, giving the protein MVKKLIGKKLKATRLKNDMTIQELSERSRVSSNMISRIERGLTIPSVEILMKLADAFGMSINYFVEEAEKGTTVIHTRKGMGEPIFFFEDKHQITSLTQGIRDPSFAVFYDTLEEGCDSGEGGMVHTGEEFALILKGRMEFVIEGEGYLLEEGDSLTFKASLKHSWKNLAHGQTTVMWVVSPAPDLAQ; this is encoded by the coding sequence CCATTCAGGAACTTTCCGAAAGATCAAGGGTTTCCTCAAACATGATCTCCCGCATCGAACGGGGATTGACCATTCCGTCCGTCGAAATTCTCATGAAACTGGCGGATGCTTTCGGCATGAGCATCAATTACTTTGTCGAGGAGGCGGAGAAGGGGACAACGGTCATCCACACCCGCAAGGGGATGGGGGAACCGATCTTCTTTTTTGAGGACAAGCATCAGATCACCAGCCTGACCCAGGGGATCCGCGATCCCAGTTTTGCCGTCTTTTATGACACACTGGAAGAGGGATGCGACAGCGGGGAGGGGGGGATGGTTCATACCGGAGAGGAGTTCGCATTGATCCTCAAGGGGCGAATGGAGTTTGTCATCGAGGGCGAAGGGTATCTCCTTGAAGAAGGGGACTCCCTGACCTTCAAGGCCTCGCTGAAACACAGTTGGAAGAACCTGGCCCATGGACAGACGACGGTTATGTGGGTTGTTTCCCCGGCCCCCGATTTAGCCCAATAA